ATATTCCTTGTTGAACTAGAAGACCTAAATGGTAAGGTGTAATCTCTTCACCTTTAGATATCAGCACTTGACCAGCTTTTACGTCTTCTCCTTCTTCCCTTACGTTTTTACCCTTTTTTACATCACCCTTAAATATTACATAGTCTCCCTCAATTTTAGAATTCTCTATTGGAACTACTGTATCTGCGTTTTTAGGTAAAGGTCCACCTGTTGTTATATAGTACGTTTCACCTTCCTTTAATTCTTCAATTTCTGGAGTATTGGGATATATTTTTCCTACTAACTTTAATTTTCCATATTTTAAATAGTCATCGTACCTAATTGCATATCCGTCCATTGCAGACAATGGTCTCTCTGGTATACTTATCTTAGCGATCACATCTTCTACTACTATTTTCCCTACTGCTTGAAAAATGTTGATAATCTTCTCTTTTTTATCAACGCTGAAACTAGTTCTGATGATCGTTTTTCTAGCTTCATCAATTGGGATAAGTGTCACAATTTAATATCTTAATATTCACACTAATATATGATATGGCGTGCATATTTCATGTTATAGGCAAAAAGGACGTTGGTAAGACTAGCGTAATAGAGAAGGTAGTTAAAGAGGTTAAGAAATACGGTTTAAAGGTTGCTGTAATTAAACATTCTCATCATAAATTGGACTTATCTGGAAAAGATACCGATAGATATAGAAATTCCGGGAGCGATTATATTATATTTCAAGAGGGCGAATACGAATCTGTATTATTCATGCCTAACGTCTCTTCTCTTTCTCTTATCAATGTACTACCAGCTGATGTTGTTATTATAGAAGGTTTTTCAAATATCGAGATAGGTAAGAAGTATGTCATTAATAGTGTGGACGAAATTGAAAATCTCAGCAAACAAATTTTGAACGATGTAAAAAATGAGTGCAAAAAAGAAATTAGAAATTTAAAGCTAAATGGGATAACTACAGCTATCACTTCTGATCACCCTTTGCTGCTAACACTTTATAACTTAATGACAATATTAGGACTTAGAGATGTCTCTTCGGATTAATGGTTCTGATATCATATCGCTTGATCCTAACGCATATGTGGTAGACGCTCTATATTTCATGAGAAGAAATAATGTAAGAAGATTAGTTGTGAGTAACGTTAATGGGATTATTGGCGTGTTTACAATTGAGAATGCTATTAAGCAGATTATGGAGAATAAGTTAGAAGTAAAGTTAGGTGAGCTGAAATTAAGAAAACCAGTATTTGTCGAAAATAACAACATAAAGGATATAGTAAGGGCTATGGTTAATGAGAATTCTGATTTCGTAATATATAATAAAAGAATCATCATAACCGAGAAGGACGTTGTGAGAAATTTCGATTGGAACTCAATTAAAGAAAATGTAAAAAACATAAGCAAGGAAGCAATAGTTGTTTTTCCTTATACAAAAATCTCTACCTGCATAGAAGCAATGCTTAAGAATAGTATAAGACACTTGCCAGTGGTTAGTGATATCCCTTTAGGTATAATCAGTGCAAGGGATATAGCTTATTCCTACGATACAATTACTATAAATACTAATGCGGAGAAAATTATGAACGTCAACTTAGTTAGTGTAGGCGAGGAGAGTGAATTAGTGGACATAGTTAGATTAATGAATGAAAGAAGTGTAGGTAGTGTGCTGATAAAGACTGGGTTAAAGAACAAAGTTAAGATCATCACTAACAGAGATTTAATAAAGTTGATTTTTAATTATATATCGTGATATTTGCTTGTCCTATAGATAAGACTAATATAAATGATAATTTGGAGTGCGAAAAAGGCCATAGATTTAACCTTATAGATGATGGGATCTATGATTTCTTACTAAAGGACGTTAAGACTGATAGGTTGTTAGAGAGAATCGTACCAATCTACGAGAACATATGGGCACCATTAGGGATTCTGATAACAAGTGGTAAGACGTACTCCTTTTTACTTAGCGAGATTGCCAATTTTATAGAGGGTGAAGTAATCATTGATGTAGGTACCGGTACTGGTAAGATTTTTGATTTTTTACGATGCAGTACTTGTGTAGGCATTGACGTATCTATAAGGTTTTTAAAATATTTGAAAAGAAAGAGAAGCAAAGTGGTAGCTGTAAGGGGAGATGCTAATAATCTTCCTCTTAAGTCTGGTATAGCGGATGGAGTTTCTTCCACTTTAGTGTTGCATATGTTGTCTAATCCGTCTTTTGCAATAAAGGAGATTAATAGAGTTCTTAAACCTAATGGTAGATGTAGCGTAATCGTTTTGGGTAATGTAAATTCAACAATGGCTAAGATATTATCGAGGTGGTGGAATGTTAGTTTGAGACATTATGACTATTACGTTAATTTATTTTTAGAAAATTCTTTAAAAGTTGTAGAAAGAAAGGAACTTGGTCCCTGGGAAATAATAAAGTGTGTTAAGATCTCATGAACAATGTCGCTGATAGTGCTAAGAAGCTTAATCCATTTATGAGCTCTAACACTTTTTCGATGATTCCAGCTATAACTGGTGTATAAGCTAGTATTAATACACCAGAAACTATGAAAATGAAGAATACTCCTAAAAGTGCAGTATAATAAAGCTCACCATCACCCGCTAATAATCTAAACAATTTTTCACTTCCCGTAACTCCAAATACTACTCTCTCTACTCCAAATACTATCCCTAACATGTAGAATAATATGGGACTTATGCCAAAAAATAATGCGGATTGGATTTCTTCACTATTTATTCCCGTTTTCACTATTAATACTATCGACGTAATTAATAATACTATTCCTAGTGTTATACTCACCAATCTTTTTCTTATTTGCTTATTGATATGGGCCATCCTAATACACCAATTAATTTTTCTCCCATTTCAATATCTACTAACTCACCTAAAAATATTCCCCCAATTGTACCTAAAAGTAATCCAGCAATCCCCCCAAGATAGTATCCCGCTAATGCACCTAAGGCTCCTCCGGCCATTTTACCTAAATAACTATCACTTATTTGATATATGGTAGCGAAATTATAATCGCCGTATTTGCCGTTCTTAGATAAATAATATGATAAATCTAAAATTGCTTCTTTTACTTCACCTAGATCCTTACCTTTGAACAATGTCACGTAATATTCTTCTCCTTTATTTTTTCTAAAATATATCGGAATGAATCCAGCTTGTCTTAATTCCTTAAATGACGTTCCTTGTCCTCCTCTTATCTTAAAAATAACTTTGTACACAACATGATATAATGCAAAATTTTTATTTTAATATTTTGCTTGTTCGTAGTTAGAACCTAAACTTTATTTTGATATATGAGGAAAGTTATAATGAAAATGGCGTCTGAAGCACAAAAGTTCTATGCAATAGCTAAGGCATATGGTTTTGAGATAGAAACAAAACTACATGATCATATATCAGCTGCTGTTGACGAGGCTATTGATAGGATAAAAGCAACGTTACAAAAGGAAGGGTTAAGTGGAAAGAAAATAAATGCTATGATAGAGGTTTTCGCTAAAGATGAGAGAGCTTCAAATTTAATTGAGAGTATAAAAACAAGAATTACCACATAGCTATTATGGTTGAGCTATCAGAACCATTAGAAAATTACTTAAAGGAGATTTACGAGCTAGAAGAGCTTAAAGGAAGTGCGAAGGTTTCAGAATTAATTTCTATTTTTAATATTTCTCCGGGAACAATAAGTAAGGCGTTAAATAAGCTAGAAAAATTAGGATTAATAGAAAGAACTAGGGATAGAAGGATAAAGCTAACTGAGGAAGGAAAAAGAATCGCTGAAAGGTTAATAAAATCTCATAGACTTAGTGAACGCTTGCTAACGGATATAATAGGGCTAGATTGGATAAGGGCGCATGAATTAGCGCATAGGCTTGAACATATTTGGCCTGATGATGTAATGGAGAAAATAGATAAAATACTTGGTTTTCCCACTACATGTCCCCATGGTCATCCCATAGAGAATAGAATAAAGATTAACGGTAAGAAATTATCCGAAATTAATCAAAGTGGTAGATATAAAGTTGCTATGATTATCAGGGAGGAACAATGGATTTTGAGAGAAGTATCACAGTTGGGTCTGAAGCCTGGAGTAATTATCGAAGTCATAGAGAATAATGGCAAAAGTATAAAAATTAAAATTGGAGAAAAAACGGAAGAAATAAGTAAAATTTTGGGTGATCAGGTGCTGGTAGTTGGATGAGCTAATGAAGAAGATTCTTATCCATATTTACAAATATGGCCCAGATAATCCTTGGTATATGAGCAGAAGGTTGTTAGGAGAGAGCGGATGGGCTCCAAAATATAATGAAAATGAAATTGAGGAGGCGTGTAAGAGGTTAGAACAATTGGGATATTTAGTAAGATTTCAAGGTTCTCTTAAACGATCTGTAACTTCCTCTGTAAAACCTTGGTTAAAAGTTAAAGCTAAGGAGTTAGACCACAAACCTAAAGGAATTTATTATGACTTAAGTAAGGAAGGGAGAAAAGTTGCCTCAATGTTGTATAAGGAATATAAAAGAGATAAAAAATAGATACCTACATGAAAGAAATTATTAAGAAAATACTTGAGTTTTCAGATCCTTATAGAGCTTTACAGGAGAAAGTTAGAATAAATGATAATACGATTAGTTTTAATGATGAAAGAGTTTATTTTAAAAAGCCGATTTTAATTGCGGTTGGTAAGGCATCAATACCCATGGCAGAATTCTTTAGACAGAGGATATCTCTAAAAGCAGAGATAGTCATCACACCTAAGGGCACTAGCAAAGGAGGCGATGTCATAGAAGCTGGACATCCCCTACCAGATGAGAACAGTATTAAAGCAGGCAAGAAAGTATTGGATTTATTACTTAATGAAGATTATGATCTGGTAATATTTGCAATATCTGGCGGTGCTTCAGCGCTTTTGGAATACTCCGATATACCCATTGAAGAATTAAAGATGATAAATAAACTCTTGGTTACCTCTGGAATAGGAATTGATAAGATAAATATAGTGAGAAAACACCTATCTAAAATAAAGGGAGGTAAGATAATAGAATATGTAAAGGATAGAGCACCGGTTATTTCCTTCATCGTTAGTGATGTGCCGGGCAATGATATAAGTAGCATTGGTAGTGGACTTACTAGTATTGATAAGTCTACGATAAATGATGCTCTAATGCTTCTAAGAAAGGTAGGTCTAGAGAATTATGCAAAATATTTAACTGAAACTCCTAAGAGTTTTTCTAGAACTATTATAAATTATTTAATATTAGATAATATGGAAGTCCTTAAGAAGCTTTCAAACTACCTAGGTAATTCATTGATCCTCACTTCGGAGGTAAGAGGAGAAGCTAAAGATGTAGGCGTTTTTATGGCTTCTATTTACAACTCTTCTGAGAACTACGGTATACCGCTAAAAAGGCCATATTATCTATTATTAGGAGGAGAACCAGAAGTTACGATAAAAGGAAAAACGGGAAAAGGTGGAAGAAACGGAGAAGTCTG
The nucleotide sequence above comes from Sulfolobus tengchongensis. Encoded proteins:
- the mobB gene encoding molybdopterin-guanine dinucleotide biosynthesis protein B, which encodes MACIFHVIGKKDVGKTSVIEKVVKEVKKYGLKVAVIKHSHHKLDLSGKDTDRYRNSGSDYIIFQEGEYESVLFMPNVSSLSLINVLPADVVIIEGFSNIEIGKKYVINSVDEIENLSKQILNDVKNECKKEIRNLKLNGITTAITSDHPLLLTLYNLMTILGLRDVSSD
- a CDS encoding CBS domain-containing protein, whose amino-acid sequence is MSLRINGSDIISLDPNAYVVDALYFMRRNNVRRLVVSNVNGIIGVFTIENAIKQIMENKLEVKLGELKLRKPVFVENNNIKDIVRAMVNENSDFVIYNKRIIITEKDVVRNFDWNSIKENVKNISKEAIVVFPYTKISTCIEAMLKNSIRHLPVVSDIPLGIISARDIAYSYDTITINTNAEKIMNVNLVSVGEESELVDIVRLMNERSVGSVLIKTGLKNKVKIITNRDLIKLIFNYIS
- a CDS encoding class I SAM-dependent methyltransferase, encoding MIFACPIDKTNINDNLECEKGHRFNLIDDGIYDFLLKDVKTDRLLERIVPIYENIWAPLGILITSGKTYSFLLSEIANFIEGEVIIDVGTGTGKIFDFLRCSTCVGIDVSIRFLKYLKRKRSKVVAVRGDANNLPLKSGIADGVSSTLVLHMLSNPSFAIKEINRVLKPNGRCSVIVLGNVNSTMAKILSRWWNVSLRHYDYYVNLFLENSLKVVERKELGPWEIIKCVKIS
- a CDS encoding metal-dependent transcriptional regulator encodes the protein MVELSEPLENYLKEIYELEELKGSAKVSELISIFNISPGTISKALNKLEKLGLIERTRDRRIKLTEEGKRIAERLIKSHRLSERLLTDIIGLDWIRAHELAHRLEHIWPDDVMEKIDKILGFPTTCPHGHPIENRIKINGKKLSEINQSGRYKVAMIIREEQWILREVSQLGLKPGVIIEVIENNGKSIKIKIGEKTEEISKILGDQVLVVG
- a CDS encoding glycerate 2-kinase, with the translated sequence MKEIIKKILEFSDPYRALQEKVRINDNTISFNDERVYFKKPILIAVGKASIPMAEFFRQRISLKAEIVITPKGTSKGGDVIEAGHPLPDENSIKAGKKVLDLLLNEDYDLVIFAISGGASALLEYSDIPIEELKMINKLLVTSGIGIDKINIVRKHLSKIKGGKIIEYVKDRAPVISFIVSDVPGNDISSIGSGLTSIDKSTINDALMLLRKVGLENYAKYLTETPKSFSRTIINYLILDNMEVLKKLSNYLGNSLILTSEVRGEAKDVGVFMASIYNSSENYGIPLKRPYYLLLGGEPEVTIKGKTGKGGRNGEVCLSFLKYVKKSGKFELLSFATDGIDGNSDYAGCVISSNTNINEDEINDALETHNSYGLLERYESTIRTGYTYTNVNNIYVLNAP